The DNA sequence AATAAAGAAATCGTAGTCTACACAAACATCTTCACGCCAATGGCAATGAGTATAATCCCGGCAATGAATTCCGGGATTTTTGTTTTGAACCGCTTGGAGGCGTGGCGCCCGATTTCAAAGCCGATAACGCCCATTGCAAAACTAGCGATTGCAATAGCGGATGTTGCAAAAATCATGTTCGCGTTCAGGAATGCAAACGAAATCCCGACCGCAAACGCATCAATGCTTGTTGCAATCGACAATAGCAGGATGTTCATGAGGCTCAGGTGTGCGCAGGAGGTTGTTGCTTCTCCGCCCCGAATTGCGCCCCAGATCATACGGGCGCCCAAAATGCAGAGAATCGCGCATGCAATTGGAGTGCCCACCGCATTGAACCAGCGCTCGGCAAAACAGCCTAGGAAATACCCGAGAAGCGTCATGCCGCCTTGAAAAACGCCAAAAGAAACCGCCTGGAGCACTGCGCGCGAACGCTTGATGCCCGATTTGCAAAGACCGGTCGAAATGGCGACCGCAAAGCAGTCCATCGCTTCGACAATCGCGATAATGATAATCTCTATAGTGCTCATGAAAAGTCGCTTTTAAAAAAATGCGAAAAACGCCATCAAAAATAAAAAAATATATTGTATAATAATTTAGTTCTTAGTCAATGGTCATTAGTCTTTAGTGATTAATTGCGGCAAAGCTGCCAAGTTTTAAACTAATAACTAGTGACTGATAACTAGTGACTATTTATGAACAACAAAGTCGTTACTATAGTTTTTATTGGGTTGTGCTTGTTGCTCCTGCTTTCTGTGGGTGGCTCGTTTTGGGATGGCTCCTTTGACCTTATTTTGCATAATAGCGGTAACTGGAAATCTCCGAAGACGCATTTCATTTTCTGGATCGGCATGTCGCAGGCGGGCGTTTTGCTTTCGGCTTTCTTGCTTATCATGAAGGTTAAAATCCATCGCCGCACGTCGCTTCTGCTCGAACTGAGTTCACTTTGCAGTCTGGTCGTTGCCTTTGTTCTATCGCTTGTTTATTCCCGATCCATCCAAATGAATGGCTATGTCCATAGCGATGTTTATAGCATTGGCATTGTCGGCTTTATGTCGCTCCTTTTTTTCGTGACGCATCTTGTGGCGGCAGACAGTGCCGAGGATGTCGCTCTCTGTAAGGAACTTGCCAAAATCAGGCGGCCTCTCGCATGGATTATTCTCCCGACGGTGTTCTGGGTGGTGTCTGAATTTGCCTTGGATTTCGCGCGTCACGAAAATTCTATTTGGCAGGGTGCGTTCTTCCCGCTGTATGTGGTGGCGATTGTCTTTTACATGGGCCTTGCAAGTTCGATTGCGCTCCTTTCATTCGAAAACTACTACAACCGCATGATCGAGCGTTTCCTCATGCTTTGCAGCTGGTTTGTGTCGCTGTTGTTCCTTTGGCTTATTCTTTTGAAGGGTGAGGGGAGCTTGTCTGCTTTTGTCTTTGCTTGCGCGATTCCGCAACTGATGCTTTTTTTATCCGTGCGTGAAAATCTCTGGGGGCGATTGCTTGTTGTCTCGAGTATTTTATTTGGAGTATTGCTGAAGTGCGACTTCGTTGTGAACCATAATGATTACCATTTCTTTTCAAACGCGACATTTGCTAATGCTAGCCTTATGTTTGCTTGCGGAACGCTTTTTGTCGCCATTTTCTTTGGTGTACGTTTTTTGCTTTCGCGGTTCTTCGAAAACGATGAAATATTGATGGGCGAGGAAAGCGATAGTTCTGA is a window from the Fibrobacter sp. UWB4 genome containing:
- a CDS encoding manganese efflux pump MntP family protein, which translates into the protein MSTIEIIIIAIVEAMDCFAVAISTGLCKSGIKRSRAVLQAVSFGVFQGGMTLLGYFLGCFAERWFNAVGTPIACAILCILGARMIWGAIRGGEATTSCAHLSLMNILLLSIATSIDAFAVGISFAFLNANMIFATSAIAIASFAMGVIGFEIGRHASKRFKTKIPEFIAGIILIAIGVKMFV